Genomic segment of Erythrobacter sp. BLCC-B19:
TGGGGACGCCGACGCGCATGGGTGCTCTCCTGGGGGTTCTCTCTCGGGCGCAGAATTACCACAGCGCCCTTGCGCGTTCTTCGCAATGTTCGGCACACACCGGGGCATTGATGCGAAAATCTTGCAACAGAGCGGCCAAGAGCGCATGAATTTCCCGCATGGACCGCATCGACCGGAAAATTCTTGAACTGCTCGCCGCAGACTCGCGCCTCACCGGGGAGCAACTGGGCGAGCGGGTCGGCCTCAGCCCTTCAGCGGCGCATCGCCGCGTCAAGGCGCTGGAGGAGGCCGGCGCGATCCTCGGCTACCGCGCGCGGCTGTCGCGGGCGGCGCGGGGGAACCCTTCGACCGTGTTCGTGCAGGTGACCCTGACCGATCAGCGGCAGGCGACCATGCTCGCCTTCGAGGCCGCCCTTGCCCGCACCGAACAGGTGGCCGAGGCCTATCTGATGAGCGGCCAGTCTGATTATCTCGTCAAGGTGCTGGTGCGCGACGATGACAGTTACGAACGCATCCACCGCGAAATCCTCTCGGCCCTGCCCGGCGTGCAGCGGTTGGTGAGCCAGTTCACGATCCGTACATTGGAAGGCGGCGAATAGGCGCGCCGCAATTCGTCGCAAACGCGCCACAAGCGTGACAGCCGGATGACAGTCGCTTGTCCGATCAGCCTTGCCGCTGATCGCCTGCCTCTTGTTTTTCCGACAGGAATCACGATCTGGCGAACCTTTCCTGTTACAATTGCGGGACAAGATTGCGGTAGAAAGTTAGTTTTCCGACACGTATAGGACTGCCATGGCCACCCCGATCTACGAATTTGCGCAAATCCCGCGGGTGGACCCGGCGCTGAAGGCGCGTGGCCGCGCGCGGCGTGTGCGCGATGCGGGGCAGGCGCCCACGGTCGGCGTGATCTACAATCCCCGCAGCCACCGCAACCTTGGCGCGGATTTCGATTGCGGCGTGTGCCCGCACGTCCACATCGCCCAGCCGCGAGAGCGCGGGCAGCTGCCGCAGGCGCTCGCCGAGTTTGCCGACAAGGGCATCGACCTGCTCGTCATCAATGGCGGCGATGGCACCGTGCGCGATGTGCTGACCACCGGACAGGCGATCTTCGGCGACGATTGGCCGGCCATCGCAGTGCTGCCCAAGGGCAAGACCAATGCGCTGACTGTCGATCTCGGCGTGCCGGATGACTGGACGCTGCAGGACGCGATCGACGCGCTCGATCACGGCAGCCGCGTCTGGCGCCGGCCGATGACGGTGGCGACCGCAGCCGAGCCGGGCAAGCGCGTGGCGGGCTTCATCCTCGGCGCAGGCGCCTTCACCAAGGCGACGCAGGCCGGGCAGAGCGCGCACAAGCTGGGCGCCTTCGATAGCATGGTGGTGGCCGTCACCGGGCTGTGGGCGCTGCTGCAATCGCTGTTCGCCACGCGCGGCAATCCCTGGCGCAAGGGCGCGAAGATGGCGATCGGCCTCGGTTCCTCGGACGCGCCGATGGCGCATAGCGGCCACGGCGACCCCGCGATGCGCCAGCTGCTGTTCGCCTCGACGCTCGAACGTCTGCCCGCCGGGATCAAGCCGTTCGGCCCGCTCAAGAACGGGCTGAAGCTGGTCGCGCTCGACCAGATTTCGCGCCGCACCACCGCGCTGATCCCGCTGGTGCTGCTCGGCAAGATCAAGGGCGGGCTGCGTCAACGCGGCATCCACCAGCTTGCGGCGAGCCAGTTCAGCCTCAGCATCGACGATCAGTTCATCCTCGATGGCGAGGCCTTCCCTGCGGGCGATTACCGGATCGAGCAGGGGCCGGAGCTCGCCTTCGTCGCGCCATGACCGGGGCGCCCACCGGGGCGCTGGCCGACCGGATCGCCGCGCGCCTTGCCGTTCCCGTCATGCCTGCCGTGGAAGCCTTCGCGCGTGCACTTGCCGCAGCGGCGGGCGCGCGGGCGGTGTTGTTCTATGGCTCGAACCTGCGCACCGGATCGCTGGACGGGGTGCTCGATTTCTACATCCTGCTGCCCGGCACCGATGAAAGCGCGATCTGGCCGACAGTCAGCTATCACGAACGCGATCACGAGGGCGTGACCCTGCGCGCCAAGGTCGCGACCATGCGGCTGGCGACCTTTGCCAAGGCGGCGAGCGGCGATCTGACCGACACCACCATCTGGGCGCGCTTCGTCCAGCCCTCCGCCCTCATCTGGGCCGAAGACGAGGCCGCGCGCGCCGAAGTGATCGCGGCTATCGCTGCTGCTGCCACCACCGCTGCCCGCCTCGCCGCCGCCCTCGGCCCGGCGCGCGGCACGGCGGAGGATTATTGGCGCGCCTTGTTCCGCGCCACCTACAGCGCCGAATTCCGGGTTGAGAAAGCGGGACGGGAGAATGACATTCTCAGCGTCAACGCCGATCACTTTGCGGGGCTGCTGCCGCTGGCACTGGACGCGGCAGGGATTGATCCCGGCCTTGCGGACGCAACCCTCAACCCGCGCCTCTCCTCGGCCGAGCGCGATCAGACCCTGCGCTGGTGGAAACAGCGCCGCCGCATGGGCAAGCCGCTCAACCTGCTGCGGCTCGTCAAGGCGAGCACCACCTTCGAGGGCGCGGCGCGCTATGCGGCGTGGAAGATCGAGCGGCACACCGGGATGCCGGTCAAGCTCACGCCATTTCGCGAACGCTGGCCCTTGCTGGCCGCGCCGCAGGTCTTGTGGGACTTGAGCCAGCACCGCCGCCGCCAGCGCGACGGCTGATGCGCCTCAGAGATATTGCATGTTGATCGTCATGCGGGTGATGCCCTCACCCGCACGGAAGCGCACCTTGTCGACCGAAGGCGGGCGCGGGACGAGGCCGAGGATCTTCTTGATCCCGGGGTTGTTCGACATCCCCGCGCCGTCGGTCGACACGTCGGTCTTGCGGTTGCCGTTGGCGTCATGCTGGACCGCGATGGCGAAATCGCCGGTGGCCGGCAGCGGCACACACACCGTCATGCTGCCCTTCTGCGGGCGCGCATCGACGCGCATGACGTAGCGCTTGCTCTCCAGCCAGTCGCTGGCGCGGGCGGGGTAGGCACGCACGAACAGGTTGCCGTCGCCAGACTTCAACCCGTTGATCGTGACCCGCACCGCCGGCCCCTTGGCGCCGGGGGCGCACAGGTTGAGATCGTTATTCATGCTGCGCGCATAGGTA
This window contains:
- a CDS encoding Lrp/AsnC family transcriptional regulator, with protein sequence MDRIDRKILELLAADSRLTGEQLGERVGLSPSAAHRRVKALEEAGAILGYRARLSRAARGNPSTVFVQVTLTDQRQATMLAFEAALARTEQVAEAYLMSGQSDYLVKVLVRDDDSYERIHREILSALPGVQRLVSQFTIRTLEGGE
- a CDS encoding diacylglycerol/lipid kinase family protein, whose amino-acid sequence is MATPIYEFAQIPRVDPALKARGRARRVRDAGQAPTVGVIYNPRSHRNLGADFDCGVCPHVHIAQPRERGQLPQALAEFADKGIDLLVINGGDGTVRDVLTTGQAIFGDDWPAIAVLPKGKTNALTVDLGVPDDWTLQDAIDALDHGSRVWRRPMTVATAAEPGKRVAGFILGAGAFTKATQAGQSAHKLGAFDSMVVAVTGLWALLQSLFATRGNPWRKGAKMAIGLGSSDAPMAHSGHGDPAMRQLLFASTLERLPAGIKPFGPLKNGLKLVALDQISRRTTALIPLVLLGKIKGGLRQRGIHQLAASQFSLSIDDQFILDGEAFPAGDYRIEQGPELAFVAP
- a CDS encoding DUF2141 domain-containing protein; the protein is MTARLLSFRLPDWPALAAGVVLAGAAVAAPLAAQTYTYARSMNNDLNLCAPGAKGPAVRVTINGLKSGDGNLFVRAYPARASDWLESKRYVMRVDARPQKGSMTVCVPLPATGDFAIAVQHDANGNRKTDVSTDGAGMSNNPGIKKILGLVPRPPSVDKVRFRAGEGITRMTINMQYL